Proteins encoded by one window of Salvia splendens isolate huo1 chromosome 5, SspV2, whole genome shotgun sequence:
- the LOC121805426 gene encoding phenylcoumaran benzylic ether reductase POP1-like — protein MTGKSKILIIGGTGYIGKLIVIAAVAAAHPTFVLIRDSTLSKPQKSELIRSFTDSGVNFIHGDMYEHESLVRAIKEVDVVISAVGYGQLNDQDRILAAIKEAGNVKRFFPSEFGNDVDRVHSVEPATSVFQHKAQFRRVVEAAGVPYTYVSCNLFAGVFIRTLAQLDATDPPRDKVVILGDGNMKAVYNKEEDIATYTIKAVDDPRTSNKILYIRPVANTISMNDLTTLWENKIGKKLKRVYVPEEQVLKDIQEAPSPLNVRLGIMHSVYVKGDQTHFVIEPSFGVEASELYPDVKYTTVNEMLDQYV, from the exons ATGACCGGAAAGAGTAAGATTCTCATAATCGGCGGCACTGGATACATCGGAAAACTCATCGTCATCGCCGCCGTCGCCGCTGCTCACCCTACTTTCGTCTTAATCAGAGACTCCACTCTTTCTAAACCCCAAAAATCTGAACTAATCCGAAGCTTCACAGATTCCGGCGTCAATTTCATACAC GGAGATATGTATGAACACGAGAGCTTAGTGAGAGCAATTAAAGAAGTTGATGTGGTGATATCAGCCGTTGGATACGGTCAATTGAATGATCAGGATCGGATTCTAGCTGCTATTAAAGAGGCTGGTAATGTTAAG AGATTCTTTCCGTCGGAATTTGGAAATGATGTTGACCGCGTCCATTCTGTTGAGCCGGCAACATCCGTGTTCCAACACAAAGCTCAGTTCCGTCGTGTTGTGGAGGCAGCAGGGGTCCCTTATACCTACGTCTCGTGCAACTTATTCGCTGGTGTGTTTATTAGAACACTCGCTCAGTTGGATGCCACAGATCCTCCAAGAGACAAAGTTGTTATCTTAGGAGATGGGAACATGAAAG CTGTATATAATAAGGAAGAAGACATAGCCACATACACCATCAAAGCTGTGGATGATCCAAGAACATCAAATAAGATCCTCTACATCAGACCAGTTGCCAATACTATTTCGATGAATGACCTAACGACGTTGTGGGAGAACAAGATAGGCAAAAAACTCAAACGGGTGTATGTTCCAGAGGAGCAAGTTCTTAAAGACATCCAAG AAGCCCCATCCCCTTTAAATGTGAGACTAGGCATAATGCACTCTGTTTATGTAAAGGGAGATCAGACCCACTTTGTGATTGAGCCGTCGTTTGGAGTTGAGGCATCGGAGCTATATCCAGATGTTAAGTATACCACAGTCAATGAGATGCTCGACCAATATGTTTGA